One Apodemus sylvaticus chromosome 16, mApoSyl1.1, whole genome shotgun sequence genomic region harbors:
- the Slc9a3 gene encoding sodium/hydrogen exchanger 3 isoform X2 → MWHWALGPGWKPLLALVLALTSLRGAWGIEEEPSSGASFQVVTFKWHHVQDPYIIALWILVASLAKIVFHLSHKVTSIVPESALLIVLGLVLGGIVWAADHIASFTLTPTLFFFYLLPPIVLDAGYFMPNRLFFGNLGTILLYAVIGTIWNAATTGLSLYGVFLSGLMGELKIGLLDFLLFGSLIAAVDPVAVLAVFEEVHVNEVLFIIVFGESLLNDAVTVVLYNVFESFVTLGGDAVTGVDCVKGIVSFFVVSLGGTLVGVIFAFLLSLVTRFTKHVRIIEPGFVFVISYLSYLTSEMLSLSAILAITFCGICCQKYVKANISEQSATTVRYTMKMLASGAETIIFMFLGISAVDPLIWTWNTAFVLLTLVFISVYRAIGVVLQTWILNRYRMVQLETIDQVVMSYGGLRGAVAYALVVLLDEKKVKEKNLFVSTTLIVVFFTVIFQGLTIKPLVQWLKVKRSEHREPKLNEKLHGRAFDHILSAIEDISGQIGHNYLRDKWSNFDRKFLSKVLMRRSAQKSRDRILNVFHELNLKDAISYVAEGERRGSLAFIRSPSTDNMVNVDFSTPRPSTVEASVSYFLRENVSAVCLDMQSLEQRRRSIRDTEDMVTHHTLQQYLYKPRQEYKHLYSRHELTPNEDEKQDKEIFHRTMRKRLESFKSAKLGINQNKKAAKLYKRERAQKRRNSSIPNGKLPMENLAHNFTIKEKDLELSEHEEPNNYEEISGGIEFLANVTKDVASDSGAGIDNPVFSPDEDLDPSILSRVPPWLSPGETVVPSQRARVQIPNSPSNFRRLTPFRLSNKSVDSFLLADGHEEQLQPASPESTHM, encoded by the exons TCTTTCACCTGTCCCATAAGGTCACCAGTATCGTCCCCGAGAGTGCTCTGCTCATCGTTCTGGGCCTTGTGCTGGGCGGCATTGTCTGGGCAGCTGACCACATCGCCTCCttcacactcacacccacactcTTCTTCTTCTACCTGCTGCCTCCTATTGTGTTGGATGCTGGATACTTCATGCCCAATCGACTCTTCTTTGGCAACCTGGGCACCATTCTGCTATATGCTGTCATTGGCACTATATGGAATGCAGCTACCACAGGATTGTCCCTCTATGGTGTCTTCCTCAGTGGCTTGATGG GTGAGCTGAAGATTGGACTCCTGGATTTCCTGCTGTTTGGTAGCCTCATTGCAGCTGTGGACCCAGTGGCTGTGCTGGCTGTGTTTGAGGAAGTCCATGTCAATGAAGTCCTGTTCATCATTGTTTTTGGGGAGTCACTGCTGAATGATGCAGTGACTGTG GTCTTGTACAATGTTTTTGAGTCTTTTGTGACACTGGGTGGTGACGCAGTGACTGGCGTGGATTGTGTGAAAGGCATAG TGTCCTTCTTCGTGGTGAGCCTGGGGGGCACTCTGGTGGGTGTTATCTTCGCCTTCCTGCTGTCCTTGGTGACTCGTTTCACCAAGCATGTGCGTATCATCGAGCCTGGCTTCGTCTTTGTCATTTCCTACCTGTCTTATCTGACCTCCGAGATGCTGTCCTTGTCAGCCATCCTGGC catcACCTTTTGTGGCATCTGCTGTCAGAAGTACGTGAAGGCCAACATCTCAGAGCAATCGGCCACCACTGTGCGCTACACTATGAAGATGCTGGCCAGTGGAGCAGAGACCATTATCTTTATGTTCCTGGGCATCTCAGCTGTGGACCCCCTCATCTGGACATGGAACACGGCTTTTGTGTTGCTGACGCTGGTCTTCATTTCTGTATACCGAGCCATAG GTGTTGTTCTGCAGACCTGGATCCTGAATCGCTACCGCATGGTGCAGCTAGAGACCATTGACCAGGTGGTCATGTCCTATGGTGGCCTGCGTGGTGCAGTGGCCTATGCCTTGGTGGTACTTCTGGATGAGAAAAAAGTCAAGGAGAAAAATCTGTTTGTCAGCACCACTCTCATTGTGGTCTTCTTCACAGTCATCTTTCAG GGCCTGACTATTAAGCCCCTGGTGCAGTGGCTGAAGGTGAAGAGGAGTGAGCATCGTGAGCCAAAGCTCAATGAGAAGCTGCATGGCCGG gCTTTCGACCATATCCTCTCAGCCATTGAGGACATCTCAGGACAAATTGGCCACAATTACCTCAGAGATAA GTGGTCCAATTTTGATAGGAAGTTCCTCAGCAAAGTCCTCATGAGAAGATCTGCTCAAAAATCTCGAGATCGGATCCTGAATGTTTTCCATGAGCTGAATTTGAAGGATGCTATTAGCTATGTGGCTGAG GGAGAACGTCGTGGGTCCCTGGCCTTCATTCGCTCCCCAAGTACGGACAATATGGTCAATGTGGACTTCAGCACACCCCGCCCATCTACTGTGGAGGCGTCTGTCTCCTATTTCTT GAGGGAAAATGTCAGTGCTGTATGCCTGGACATGCAGTCCTTGGAACAGAGACGGAGGAGCATCCGTGACACTGAGGACATGGTCACCCACCACACACTGCAACAGTACCTGTACAAGCCCCGGCAGGAG TACAAGCATCTCTATAGTCGGCATGAGCTCACACCTAATGAGGATGAAAAGCAGGACAAGGAAATCTTCCACAGGACCATGAGGAAGCGCCTGGAGTCCTTTAAGTCAGCTAAGCTAGGCATCAACCAGAACAAGAAGGCGGCCAAGCTGTACAAGAGGGAGCGTGCACAGAAGCGG AGGAATAGCAGCATTCCTAATGGGAAGCTGCCTATGGAAAACCTGGCACACAACTTCACCATCAAGGAGAAAG ATTTGGAACTTTCAGAGCATGAGGAGCCCAACAACTATGAAGAGATCAGTGGAGGCATTGAGTTTCTGGCCAATGTCACCAAGGATGTAGCCTCTGACTCTGGGGCAG GAATTGATAATCCTGTGTTCTCCCCTGACGAGGATCTGGACCCAAGCATCCTATCCAGGGTGCCACCCTGGCTGTCCCCTGGGGAGACCGTGGTGCCTTCCCAGAGGGCCCGTGTCCAGATTCCCAACTCTCCCAGCAACTTCCGCCGCCTGACACCATTCCGCCTCAGCAACAAATCAGTGGATTCCTTCCTGCTGGCTGATGGCCATGAGGAACAGCTCCAGCCCGCTTCCCCTGAGTCCACACACAT GTGA
- the Slc9a3 gene encoding sodium/hydrogen exchanger 3 isoform X1, whose product MWHWALGPGWKPLLALVLALTSLRGAWGIEEEPSSGASFQVVTFKWHHVQDPYIIALWILVASLAKIVFHLSHKVTSIVPESALLIVLGLVLGGIVWAADHIASFTLTPTLFFFYLLPPIVLDAGYFMPNRLFFGNLGTILLYAVIGTIWNAATTGLSLYGVFLSGLMGELKIGLLDFLLFGSLIAAVDPVAVLAVFEEVHVNEVLFIIVFGESLLNDAVTVVLYNVFESFVTLGGDAVTGVDCVKGIVSFFVVSLGGTLVGVIFAFLLSLVTRFTKHVRIIEPGFVFVISYLSYLTSEMLSLSAILAITFCGICCQKYVKANISEQSATTVRYTMKMLASGAETIIFMFLGISAVDPLIWTWNTAFVLLTLVFISVYRAIGVVLQTWILNRYRMVQLETIDQVVMSYGGLRGAVAYALVVLLDEKKVKEKNLFVSTTLIVVFFTVIFQGLTIKPLVQWLKVKRSEHREPKLNEKLHGRAFDHILSAIEDISGQIGHNYLRDKWSNFDRKFLSKVLMRRSAQKSRDRILNVFHELNLKDAISYVAEGERRGSLAFIRSPSTDNMVNVDFSTPRPSTVEASVSYFLRENVSAVCLDMQSLEQRRRSIRDTEDMVTHHTLQQYLYKPRQEYKHLYSRHELTPNEDEKQDKEIFHRTMRKRLESFKSAKLGINQNKKAAKLYKRERAQKRRNSSIPNGKLPMENLAHNFTIKEKDLELSEHEEPNNYEEISGGIEFLANVTKDVASDSGAGIDNPVFSPDEDLDPSILSRVPPWLSPGETVVPSQRARVQIPNSPSNFRRLTPFRLSNKSVDSFLLADGHEEQLQPASPESTHM is encoded by the exons TCTTTCACCTGTCCCATAAGGTCACCAGTATCGTCCCCGAGAGTGCTCTGCTCATCGTTCTGGGCCTTGTGCTGGGCGGCATTGTCTGGGCAGCTGACCACATCGCCTCCttcacactcacacccacactcTTCTTCTTCTACCTGCTGCCTCCTATTGTGTTGGATGCTGGATACTTCATGCCCAATCGACTCTTCTTTGGCAACCTGGGCACCATTCTGCTATATGCTGTCATTGGCACTATATGGAATGCAGCTACCACAGGATTGTCCCTCTATGGTGTCTTCCTCAGTGGCTTGATGG GTGAGCTGAAGATTGGACTCCTGGATTTCCTGCTGTTTGGTAGCCTCATTGCAGCTGTGGACCCAGTGGCTGTGCTGGCTGTGTTTGAGGAAGTCCATGTCAATGAAGTCCTGTTCATCATTGTTTTTGGGGAGTCACTGCTGAATGATGCAGTGACTGTG GTCTTGTACAATGTTTTTGAGTCTTTTGTGACACTGGGTGGTGACGCAGTGACTGGCGTGGATTGTGTGAAAGGCATAG TGTCCTTCTTCGTGGTGAGCCTGGGGGGCACTCTGGTGGGTGTTATCTTCGCCTTCCTGCTGTCCTTGGTGACTCGTTTCACCAAGCATGTGCGTATCATCGAGCCTGGCTTCGTCTTTGTCATTTCCTACCTGTCTTATCTGACCTCCGAGATGCTGTCCTTGTCAGCCATCCTGGC catcACCTTTTGTGGCATCTGCTGTCAGAAGTACGTGAAGGCCAACATCTCAGAGCAATCGGCCACCACTGTGCGCTACACTATGAAGATGCTGGCCAGTGGAGCAGAGACCATTATCTTTATGTTCCTGGGCATCTCAGCTGTGGACCCCCTCATCTGGACATGGAACACGGCTTTTGTGTTGCTGACGCTGGTCTTCATTTCTGTATACCGAGCCATAG GTGTTGTTCTGCAGACCTGGATCCTGAATCGCTACCGCATGGTGCAGCTAGAGACCATTGACCAGGTGGTCATGTCCTATGGTGGCCTGCGTGGTGCAGTGGCCTATGCCTTGGTGGTACTTCTGGATGAGAAAAAAGTCAAGGAGAAAAATCTGTTTGTCAGCACCACTCTCATTGTGGTCTTCTTCACAGTCATCTTTCAG GGCCTGACTATTAAGCCCCTGGTGCAGTGGCTGAAGGTGAAGAGGAGTGAGCATCGTGAGCCAAAGCTCAATGAGAAGCTGCATGGCCGG gCTTTCGACCATATCCTCTCAGCCATTGAGGACATCTCAGGACAAATTGGCCACAATTACCTCAGAGATAA GTGGTCCAATTTTGATAGGAAGTTCCTCAGCAAAGTCCTCATGAGAAGATCTGCTCAAAAATCTCGAGATCGGATCCTGAATGTTTTCCATGAGCTGAATTTGAAGGATGCTATTAGCTATGTGGCTGAG GGAGAACGTCGTGGGTCCCTGGCCTTCATTCGCTCCCCAAGTACGGACAATATGGTCAATGTGGACTTCAGCACACCCCGCCCATCTACTGTGGAGGCGTCTGTCTCCTATTTCTT GAGGGAAAATGTCAGTGCTGTATGCCTGGACATGCAGTCCTTGGAACAGAGACGGAGGAGCATCCGTGACACTGAGGACATGGTCACCCACCACACACTGCAACAGTACCTGTACAAGCCCCGGCAGGAG TACAAGCATCTCTATAGTCGGCATGAGCTCACACCTAATGAGGATGAAAAGCAGGACAAGGAAATCTTCCACAGGACCATGAGGAAGCGCCTGGAGTCCTTTAAGTCAGCTAAGCTAGGCATCAACCAGAACAAGAAGGCGGCCAAGCTGTACAAGAGGGAGCGTGCACAGAAGCGG AGGAATAGCAGCATTCCTAATGGGAAGCTGCCTATGGAAAACCTGGCACACAACTTCACCATCAAGGAGAAAG ATTTGGAACTTTCAGAGCATGAGGAGCCCAACAACTATGAAGAGATCAGTGGAGGCATTGAGTTTCTGGCCAATGTCACCAAGGATGTAGCCTCTGACTCTGGGGCAG GAATTGATAATCCTGTGTTCTCCCCTGACGAGGATCTGGACCCAAGCATCCTATCCAGGGTGCCACCCTGGCTGTCCCCTGGGGAGACCGTGGTGCCTTCCCAGAGGGCCCGTGTCCAGATTCCCAACTCTCCCAGCAACTTCCGCCGCCTGACACCATTCCGCCTCAGCAACAAATCAGTGGATTCCTTCCTGCTGGCTGATGGCCATGAGGAACAGCTCCAGCCCGCTTCCCCTGAGTCCACACACATGTAA